From Apium graveolens cultivar Ventura chromosome 9, ASM990537v1, whole genome shotgun sequence, the proteins below share one genomic window:
- the LOC141687073 gene encoding zinc finger CCCH domain-containing protein 3 isoform X2, which translates to MPLGKYYCDYCDKEFQDTSYARKRHLQGVQHQRSKSLWYHSLRTTSGDSSFAPTLGLCNRFLTSGSCPYGDSCKYLDPKQNPHSTNTSVTNYTDNTRSLDLMEHQQAGGASLQSSILRDGLGISLGNLPPSLKPPPEGGYPSVPFVDWG; encoded by the exons ATGCCACTGGGGAAGTACTACTGTGACTACTGCGACAAGGAATTTCAGGACACATCTTATGCAAGAAAAAGACATCTCCAAGGTGTTCAACACCAGAGATCCAAATCTCTCTGGTACCATTCTTTACGGACTACTTCTGGAGATTCTTCATTTGCTCCTACTCTAGGACTTTGCAATCGCTTCCTCACTTCT GGATCATGTCCATATGGAGATTCTTGTAAATATCTTGATCCTAAGCAGAACCCACACAGTACTAATACTTCAG TGACGAACTACACAGACAATACGCGGTCACTTGATCTGATGGAGCATCAACAAGCTGGAGGAGCCTCTTTGCAAA GTAGCATCTTAAGAGATGGTTTGGGAATTTCACTAGGAAACTTACCTCCGTCGCTAAAACCTCCTCCAGAAGGAGGGTACCCATCAGTTCCGTTTGTGGATTGGGGATAG
- the LOC141684338 gene encoding psbP domain-containing protein 1, chloroplastic isoform X2 yields MTILLSSYVLAQANSVNTASALQSVGLREYIDTFDGYSFKYPKNWIQVRGANADIFFRDPFILDENLSLELSSPSSSNYKSIEDLGPPEVAGKNVLKQYLTEFMSTRLGVRRESSILSTSSRVADDGKMYYQVEVNIKSYANNNELAVMPQDRVARLEWDRHYLSVLGVENNQLYVLRLQVPEKVFVEEEIDLRQILDSFRVNKVIA; encoded by the exons ATGACCATACTCCTTTCAAGTTATGTACTTGCACAAGCTAATTCAGTTAATACTGCAAGTGCCTTACAATCTGTTGGGTTAAGGGAATACATAGATACCTTTGATGGTTACTCGTTCAAGTATCCTAAAAACTGGATTCAAGTTCGAGGTGCCAATGCAGACATATTTTTTAGGGATCCTTTTATTCTTGATGAGAATCTCTCTTTAGAGTTGTCCTCCCCTTCATCCTCCAATTACAAGAGCATTGAAGATCTGGGTCCACCGGAGGTAGCTGGAAAGAATGTTCTGAAGCAGTACTTGACAGAATTCATGTCTACCAGACTTGGGGTTAGGCGTGAGTCTAGTATTCTTTCTACTTCTTCAAGAGTGGCTGATGATGGAAAGATGTACTATCAAGTTGAG GTAAACATAAAGTCATATGCAAACAACAATGAGTTGGCCGTTATGCCACAAGACAGAGTTGCTCGTTTGGAGTGGGACAGACACTACCTTTCCGTTCTTGGAGTTGAAAACAATCAGTTATACGTATTAAGATTGCAAGTACCTGAAAAGGTTTTTGTTGAAGAGGAAATTGATCTGCGTCAGATACTGGATTCTTTTAGAGTCAACAAGGTTATAGCTTGA
- the LOC141687073 gene encoding zinc finger CCCH domain-containing protein 3 isoform X1, translated as MPLGKYYCDYCDKEFQDTSYARKRHLQGVQHQRSKSLWYHSLRTTSGDSSFAPTLGLCNRFLTSGSCPYGDSCKYLDPKQNPHSTNTSGTTVTNYTDNTRSLDLMEHQQAGGASLQSSILRDGLGISLGNLPPSLKPPPEGGYPSVPFVDWG; from the exons ATGCCACTGGGGAAGTACTACTGTGACTACTGCGACAAGGAATTTCAGGACACATCTTATGCAAGAAAAAGACATCTCCAAGGTGTTCAACACCAGAGATCCAAATCTCTCTGGTACCATTCTTTACGGACTACTTCTGGAGATTCTTCATTTGCTCCTACTCTAGGACTTTGCAATCGCTTCCTCACTTCT GGATCATGTCCATATGGAGATTCTTGTAAATATCTTGATCCTAAGCAGAACCCACACAGTACTAATACTTCAGGCACGACGG TGACGAACTACACAGACAATACGCGGTCACTTGATCTGATGGAGCATCAACAAGCTGGAGGAGCCTCTTTGCAAA GTAGCATCTTAAGAGATGGTTTGGGAATTTCACTAGGAAACTTACCTCCGTCGCTAAAACCTCCTCCAGAAGGAGGGTACCCATCAGTTCCGTTTGTGGATTGGGGATAG